A region from the Natronoarchaeum mannanilyticum genome encodes:
- a CDS encoding DNA-directed RNA polymerase, with protein MYKRVRLKDTVEVPPRELANVTPELVKKLLQDKLEGRMDEDVGSVVSVVNVHDIGQGAVLPNRPGVYYEAEFDAVTFDPQMQEVVDGTVVETVEFGAFVGIGPVDGLLHVSQISNEYLAFDSENQRLASNESDRALGTDDAVRARIVTKSIDERNPRDSKIGLTAKQPGLGKHGWLEEDRQERQAQAGES; from the coding sequence ATGTACAAACGGGTCAGACTGAAGGACACGGTCGAGGTACCGCCGCGCGAGCTCGCGAACGTCACGCCGGAGCTCGTCAAGAAGCTGCTGCAGGACAAACTCGAGGGGCGCATGGACGAGGACGTGGGCTCCGTCGTCAGCGTCGTCAACGTCCACGACATCGGACAGGGCGCCGTGTTGCCCAACCGGCCGGGCGTCTACTACGAGGCCGAGTTCGACGCCGTCACGTTCGACCCCCAGATGCAGGAGGTCGTCGACGGGACGGTCGTCGAGACCGTGGAGTTCGGCGCGTTCGTCGGGATCGGCCCCGTCGACGGGCTGCTCCACGTCTCCCAGATCTCCAACGAGTACCTCGCGTTCGACTCGGAGAACCAGCGGCTGGCCTCCAACGAGTCCGACCGCGCGCTGGGGACCGACGACGCCGTCCGCGCACGCATCGTCACCAAGAGCATCGACGAGCGCAACCCGCGGGACTCCAAGATCGGCCTGACGGCCAAGCAGCCCGGGCTCGGCAAGCACGGCTGGCTCGAGGAGGACCGCCAGGAGCGCCAGGCGCAAGCCGGTGAGAGCTGA
- a CDS encoding translation initiation factor IF-2 subunit gamma, with translation MSDDHRQPEVNIGLVGHVDHGKTTLVQALSGEWTDQHSEEMKRGISIRLGYADATFRECPDLEEPERYTVEEECADGSPSEPLRTVSFVDAPGHETLMATMLSGAAIMDGAVLVISASEPVPQAQTEEHLMALDIIGIDNIVVVQNKVDLVDADRARESYEEIQEFVEGTVAEDAPIVPISAQQEVNMDVLIQAIEEEIPTPDRDPDADARMHVARSFDINRPGTTWEDLTGGVLGGSLAQGELNDGEEIEVRPGREVEEGGQSEYRPITTEIRSLQAGGENVETVTPGGLLGVGTGLDPSLTKGDALAGQLAGPPGTLPPTWNSFEMEVDLLDRIVGQDSGEVDEISTGEPLMLTIGTATTVGSVTSARDDECEVALKRPVCAAEGAKIAINRRVGARWRLIGIGTLQG, from the coding sequence ATGTCAGACGATCACCGACAACCGGAGGTGAACATCGGACTGGTCGGCCACGTCGATCACGGCAAGACCACGCTCGTGCAGGCCCTGTCCGGCGAGTGGACCGACCAGCACTCCGAAGAGATGAAGCGGGGTATCTCTATCCGTCTCGGCTACGCGGACGCGACGTTCCGCGAATGTCCGGACCTGGAGGAACCCGAGCGCTACACCGTCGAGGAAGAGTGCGCAGACGGCTCCCCCAGCGAACCGCTCCGAACCGTTTCGTTCGTCGACGCGCCGGGTCACGAGACGCTGATGGCGACGATGCTCTCGGGCGCGGCGATCATGGACGGCGCGGTGCTGGTGATCAGCGCCAGCGAGCCGGTCCCGCAGGCCCAGACCGAAGAGCACCTGATGGCCCTGGACATCATCGGCATCGACAACATCGTCGTGGTCCAGAACAAGGTCGACCTCGTCGACGCCGATCGGGCCCGCGAGAGCTACGAGGAGATCCAGGAGTTCGTCGAGGGAACCGTCGCCGAGGACGCCCCGATCGTCCCGATCAGCGCCCAGCAGGAGGTCAACATGGACGTGCTGATCCAGGCGATCGAGGAGGAGATCCCGACGCCGGATCGCGATCCCGACGCCGACGCCCGGATGCACGTCGCGCGCAGCTTCGACATCAATCGCCCGGGCACGACCTGGGAGGACCTCACCGGCGGCGTCCTGGGCGGCTCGCTCGCGCAAGGTGAACTGAACGACGGCGAGGAGATCGAGGTCCGCCCCGGTCGCGAGGTCGAGGAGGGCGGACAGTCGGAGTATCGGCCGATCACGACCGAGATCCGCTCGCTGCAGGCCGGCGGCGAGAACGTCGAGACGGTCACGCCGGGCGGACTGCTCGGCGTCGGCACCGGACTCGATCCCAGTCTCACCAAGGGCGACGCGCTCGCGGGCCAGCTCGCCGGACCGCCGGGGACGCTGCCGCCGACGTGGAACTCCTTCGAGATGGAGGTCGACCTGCTCGACCGGATCGTCGGGCAGGACAGCGGCGAGGTCGACGAGATCTCGACCGGCGAGCCGCTGATGCTGACGATCGGCACCGCGACGACGGTCGGATCGGTCACGAGCGCCCGCGACGACGAGTGCGAGGTCGCGCTCAAGCGGCCCGTCTGCGCCGCCGAGGGCGCGAAAATCGCGATCAACCGCCGGGTCGGCGCGCGCTGGCGGCTGATCGGCATCGGAACGCTACAGGGATAG
- the spt4 gene encoding transcription elongation factor subunit Spt4 translates to MAEDRLVCRECHRVNDPDDQTCVACGSSSLTEDWAGYVIVAHPEESRIATEMEVTEPGAYALKVR, encoded by the coding sequence ATGGCCGAGGATCGACTCGTCTGTCGCGAGTGCCACCGCGTCAACGACCCCGACGACCAGACCTGCGTCGCCTGCGGGTCGAGCAGCCTCACCGAGGACTGGGCGGGCTACGTCATCGTCGCCCACCCCGAGGAGAGCCGGATCGCCACCGAGATGGAAGTGACCGAACCCGGCGCGTACGCGCTGAAAGTCCGGTAG
- a CDS encoding PIN domain-containing protein, whose product MVSTVVVDTNALMMPVELDVRLFDELERLLDGHEPTAPQAVVEELRKLAEKGGEEGIAASVGHDLATDRCLLVDTEASYADDAVVELAREGVADYVVTNDQPLQERALDAGVAVIGLRGKNKLAVTQP is encoded by the coding sequence ATGGTCTCGACCGTCGTCGTCGATACGAACGCCTTGATGATGCCAGTCGAACTCGACGTCCGGCTGTTCGACGAGCTCGAACGGCTCCTCGACGGACACGAGCCGACCGCCCCGCAGGCGGTCGTCGAGGAGCTCCGCAAGCTCGCCGAGAAGGGCGGCGAGGAGGGCATCGCGGCGAGCGTGGGCCACGATCTGGCGACGGATCGCTGCCTGCTCGTCGACACGGAGGCGTCGTACGCCGACGACGCGGTCGTCGAACTCGCCCGCGAGGGCGTCGCGGACTACGTCGTCACGAACGACCAGCCCTTACAGGAGCGGGCGCTCGACGCGGGCGTCGCAGTAATTGGTTTAAGGGGCAAGAACAAACTCGCAGTTACTCAACCATAG